One Cyprinus carpio isolate SPL01 chromosome A16, ASM1834038v1, whole genome shotgun sequence genomic region harbors:
- the LOC109106087 gene encoding U4/U6 small nuclear ribonucleoprotein Prp31, with translation MSLADELLADLEEAGEEEDGLYPGGEGGESDGEPGENQADGGLEDIPEEMEVDYSATESVTSIAKLRHSKPFAEIMDKIGHYVGNQRKNSEVSGPVEADPEYRLIVAANNLTVEIDNELNIIHKFVRDKYSKRFPELESLVPNSLDYIRTVKELGNSLEKCKNNETLQQILTNATIMVVSVTASTTQGTMLGDDELQRLEEACDMALELNQSKHRIYEYVESKMSFIAPNLSIIVGASTAAKIMGVAGGLTNLSKMPACNLMLLGAQRRTLSGFSSTSLLPHTGYIYHCDVVQSLPPDLRRKAARLVSAKCTLAARVDSFHESTDGKVGYDLKEEIERKFDKWQEPPPVKQVKPLPAPLDGQRKKRGGRRYRKMKERLGLTEIRKHANRMTFAEIEDDAYQEDLGFSLGQLGKSGSGRVRQAQVNDSTKARISKSLQRTLQKQSMTYGGKSTVRDRSSGTSSSVAFTPLQGLEIVNPQAAEKKVAEANQKYFSNMAEFLKVKREKEDKV, from the exons ATGTCTCTGGCAGACGAGTTGCTTGCCGACTTGGAGGAGGCAGGAGAAGAGGAGGACGGGCTGTATCCCGGTGGAGAAGGGGGTGAGAGTGACGGGGAACCCGGGGAGAATCAAGCCGATGGGGGTCTGGAGGACATACCGGAGGAGATGGAGGTGGATTACAGTGCGACGGAGAGCGTCACATCCATAGCAAAACTAAGACACAGCAAGCCA TTTGCTGAAATCATGGATAAAATCGGTCATTATGTTGGAAATCAACGTAAAAATTCAGAAG TGTCTGGACCTGTTGAAGCAGACCCAGAGTACAGACTCATTGTCGCTGCCAACAATCTCACAGTGGAAATTGACAATGAACTCA ATATCATTCACAAGTTTGTCCGTGACAAGTACTCCAAAAGGTTTCCTGAACTGGAGTCTCTGGTGCCAAATTCACTAGACTATATCAGAACTGTTAAG GAGCTGGGTAACAGTCTagagaaatgcaaaaataatgagaCCCTCCAGCAGATCCTGACTAATGCTACTATCATGGTGGTCAGTGTCACAGCCTCAACCACACAAGG AACAATGCTTGGTGATGATGAGCTTCAGCGATTGGAGGAGGCATGTGACATGGCCCTTGAGCTCAACCAATCAAAACACAGGATCTATGAATATGTGGAATCCAAGATGTCATTTATTGCTCCAAATCTTTCAATAATTGTCGGAGCTTCAACTGCTGCCAAGATTATGG GTGTTGCTGGGGGGCTGACTAACCTGTCCAAGATGCCTGCGTGTAATCTGATGTTGCTGGGAGCTCAGCGGAGGACGCTGTCTGGATTCAGCAGCACATCCCTGCTGCCCCACACAGGCTACATCTACCACTGTGACGTAGTGCAGTCTCTGCCTCCA GATCTGAGGAGAAAAGCAGCTCGTCTGGTTTCAGCTAAATGCACTCTGGCTGCCCGTGTGGACAGTTTTCACGAGAGTACAGATGGCAAG GTTGGCTATGACTTGAAGGAAGAGATTGAGCGAAAGTTTGATAAATGGCAGGAGCCCCCACCAGTCAAGCAGGTGAAGCCTCTTCCAGCTCCCCTAGACGGACAGAGAAAGAAGAGAGGAGGAAGAAG GTATCGTAAAATGAAAGAGAGGCTGGGACTGACAGAAATCAGGAAACATGCCAACAGAATGACATTTGCAGAG ATCGAGGATGATGCTTATCAGGAGGATCTGGGCTTCAGTCTTGGTCAGCTGGGAAAGTCTGGTAGCGGCAGGGTCAGACAAGCTCAGGTCAACGACTCCACCAAGGCCAGAATATCCAAATCCTTACAG CGAACACTGCAGAAGCAGAGCATGACGTACGGTGGGAAGTCCACTGTCAGAGACCGATCTTCTGGAACCAGCTCCAGTGTGGCCTTCACTCCTTTACAG GGGCTGGAGATTGTGAACCCACAGGCTGCAGAGAAGAAGGTGGCTGAAGCCAATCAGAAGTATTTTTCCAACATGGCTGAGTTCCTCAAGGTTAAGCGCGAGAAGGAGGATAAAGTGTGA